The genome window gacaccccagtgccaccctcctCGGTGTCCCCATGACTCAggacaccccagtgccaccatccccagtgtccccatgtcccaggacaccccagtgccaccctccccagtgtccccatgtcccaggacactgtgtccccatgtcccaggacaccccagtgccaccctctccagtgtccccatgtcccaggacaccccagtgccaccctccccagtgtccccatgtcccaggacactgtgtccccatgtcccaggacaccccagtgccaccctctccagtgtccccctgttccaggacaccccagtgccaccctccccagtgtccccatgtcccaggacaccccagtgccaccctccccgttgtccccatgtcccaggacaccccagtgccaccctccccagtgtcccaggacaccccagtgccaccctctccagtgtccccctgttccaggacaccccagtgccaccctcccCGGTGTCCCCCTGTCACAAGACacccctcagtgtccccataTCCCAGGGCCACCCTTTCCCATTGTCCCTAAATCCCAGGCCCATTCCTGcccagtgtccccatgtcccatctccccccttcccagtgtccccccacccctgtgccccctcccctgtgtccccatgtcccagccccccctgcccaATGCCCCcacacccctgtgccccctcccctgtgtccccacgtccctgtgccccctccaCAGTGTCCCAGCCCCCCCTGTCCAATGTCCCCACACCTCTGTGCCCCCTCCCTTGtgttccaacccccctccccagtatcccagcccctcctgcccaatgtccccacatccctgtgccccctcccctgtgtcccagcccctcctgcccgatgtccccacacccctgtgtcccctccccgaTGTCCCCACACCCCTATgtccccttccctgtgtcccagccccCCCTCCTCTCTATCCCcacacccctgtgccccctccccgaTGTCCCCACACCCCTGTACCCCCTCCCCTGTCTCCCAGTCACCCCTCCTCGGTGTCCACACACCCCCATGCCCCCTCCCCAgtatcccagcccctcctgcccgatgtccccacacccctgtgccccctcccctgtatccccacatcccagcctcccctccccgatgtccccacacccctgtgccccctcccctgtgtcccagccccccctccccagtgtccccacatccctgtgccccctcctcCACGTCCCCACACCtctgtgccccctcccctgtgtcccagccccccctgccctctATCCCCACACCCCTGTGCCACCTCCCCAGtatcccagctcctcctgcccgatgtccccacacccctgtgccccctcccctgtgtccccacatcccagccTCCCCTCCCCGATGTCCCCACACCCCTGTACCCCCTCCCCTGTCTCCCAGCCACCCCTCCCCCGTGTCCACAcacccccgtgtcccctccccagtATCCCAGCCCCTCCCGCCCGATGTCCCcacacccctgtgccccctcccctgtgtccccacatcccagcctcccctccccgatgtccccacatccctgtcccccctccccagtgtccccacacccctgtgccccctccccgaTGTCCCCACACCCCTGTACCCCCTCCCCTGTCTcccagccccccctccccagtgtccccacacccccgtgtgtcccctccccgccgtcccccccccccacctggACGGTGACGAGGATGATCTTGGCGAGCTGCAGCCCGAGCTTCACGGGCCTCCTGCCGCGGGCCCGGTACTTGTCGCAGGGGCTCATGAAGAAGTACTTGAGGCGGCGGcgcagctccagctcctcgcGCTCCTCCCGCTCCTCCTCCCGCTGCTCGTCCCGCTCctccgccggggccgccccggccgTGCCGTACCCGGGGCCGCGGCTCAGCAGCCGCTCGGTCTCTGCGGGCACCGGGGAGGCTCGGCCACctccctgtccccgtgtcccccccgcccGCTCCTCGGTGTGTCCCCAGCCCGctgccacctccctgtccccatgtcccagtCCTCGGTGTGCCCCCAGCCCGctgccacctccctgtccccatgtcccagtCCTCGGTGTGCCCCCAGCCCTCTggcacctccctgtccccatgtcccagtCCTCGGTGTGCCCCCAGCCCTCTGGcatctccctgtccccatgtcccagtCCTTGGTGTGCCCCCAgccctctgccacctccctgtccccatgtcccagtCCTCGGTGTGCCCCCAGCCCTCTGGcatctccctgtccccatgtcccagtCCTCGGTGTGCCCTCAGCCCGCTggcacctccctgtccccatgtgtcccctgcctgctcctcgGTGTGCCCCCAGCACGTTGTCAgccccctgtccccatgtcccccccgcCCGGTTCCTGGTGTGCCCCCAGCCCGctgccacctccctgtccccatgtcccagtCCTCGGTGTGCCCCCAGCCCGctgccacctccctgtcccGGTCCCCCTCTCCCCGGTGTCACCCCCTGTCCCCCATGTCCACCCCCGCTGCCCGAACCCCCTTGTCCCTACGCCCACCCCCTAGTTtgctccccagtgccccctcGGCCGGGTGTCCCCCTGTCCTGGAGTCCCCTCGGCCCagtgtcacctccctgtccccctgtcccgCCCAGTCTCGGTTCCCGGTGTCCCCCCATCCCGGGGTCCCCTCGCCTCGGTGTCACTGACCCTGggtcctgccctgtcccagtgtcccccaccCGTCCGGGTCCCTCCCGTCCCGGTGTCCCCTCGCCCTggtgtcacctccctgtcccgGTGTCCCCCCTGTTCCCGGTGTGACCCCCCTGTCCCCGCGTCCCCCCCAATTCCCATTCCCGCTACCCCTCACCGGACGCCGCCGCCATAGCGCCGCCTCCCCGCGGCCTCGGCCGCCCCGCCCCCTCACGTGACCGGAAAAACACCGAGCaccggccccgcccgcccgcgcccgcCAATCACCGCCCCCGCCCTCCCTCTCATTTGCATAGACTCGCCCACAGAGCCCGGTGACCCCGCCTACTCACCGGGCCCCGGGGTGGTTGTGGCCCCGCCCTCTGTGTGCCCCGTGGCCACACCCACTTGGCGTCGCTGGGCCACGCCCATTTATTATTGTGGTCACGCCCACCGAACCATTGGCTCCGCCCCCGACCGGCCTTGGGCGGGAGGGTGACATGGGACATGGAGGGACAcggacatgggggggacaccGGGTATGGGGTGACATGGGGGGATAtcaggggacatgggggggggacaccgggTATGGGGTGACATGGGGGGGATATGAGGGGAAAcggacatgggggggacaccGGGTATGGGGTGACATGGGGGGATATCAGGGGACAcggacatgggggggacatcAGGTATGGGGTGACATGGGGGGATATCAGGGGACAcggacatgggggggacatcAGGTATGGGGTGACATGGGGGGGATAtcaggggacatgggggggacaccGGGTATGGGGTGACATGGGGGGATAtcaggggacatgggggggacaccGGGTATGGGGTGACATGGGGGGATAtcaggggacatgggggggacaccGGGTATGGGGTGACATGGGGGGATATcaggggacatggaggggacacTGGGTATGGGGTGACATGGGGGGATATCAGGGGACAcggacatgggggggacatcAGATATGGGGTGACATGGGGGGATATCAGGGCACATGGGGGGGACACCGGGTATGGGGTGACATGGGGGGATATCAGGGGACatggacatgggggggacatcAGGTATGGGGTGACATGGGGGGATAtcaggggacatgggggggacaccGGGTATGGGGTGACATGGGGGGATATCAGGGCACATGGGGGGGACACCGGGTATGGGGTGACATGGGGGGGATAACAAGGGACACAGACATGGAGGGACACCAGGTATGGGGGCACACAGACGTGGGGGGACACGGACGTGGGTGGGGACGTGGGGGACATAGACAGGGACAGGTACAGCAGATATGGGGGGACATGGACATGGTGGTGACATGGGACAGTGACATGGGGGGACACTGTCATGGACGGTGACATGGGGTGACATGGACACAGGTGGTGACATACATCCCAGGGGACACATCCGTGGATGGTGACACGTGCCCCAGGAGGCCACATCCACGTCAGGGCAGTGAGAACACGTCACGGAGGGACACAGCCACACCAGGACAGTCCCATGTGCCATGAGGTGACACATCCATGCCATGAGGTGTCACGTCCACACCATGAGATGTCCCGTGACCAAGGAGGACACATCGACCCCGTGTTGACACCACCACGACCCTTTTGTGCCACGTTTATTCCCCGCTGCTCCCCCGGGTGTGACACCCGCCCCACAGGGTGTCCCCACGGCGTGTCCCCGCAGGGTGTCCCCGCGGTGTCCCCGcggtgtccccgtgtccctcagGCCGTGTCCCGGGGCagtggctccagcagcagccacagcccgTCCTCGGCGCGCAGGATGAGCTCCGGTTTgcggcgcgggggcggccgggccgggtCCCTCCGCAGCACGAAGCGGGACAGCGTCAGTGCCACCACCACCTTCATCTCGGCCATGGCGAAGCTCTGCCCGATGCAGTTCCTGCCACCGCGGCCCCATTGTCACCTCCCGGGTGATGCAGGTGACAccacacccccacacacacctccccGAGGTTGTCCCGGCTGGATGTCACAGCTCGGGGACAACAACCCCACTGTGAGCCCGGCCAGGGGGGTGGTGGCACCTGGACACTCGTGTCCCCACCCTGGAGTACCTGGGGCCGGCGGAGAAGGGGATGAAGGATGATGGGGACCGTCCCTTGGTGTTCTCAGGGCTGAACCTCAGCGGGTTGTAGACCTGGAGTGACACGGACATTGTCCCCACCGTGGTGACAGGGACACTGCCACGCCATGGGGACACGGCTGGCACtgccatggggacagggacaccatCACACCATGGGGACACGGCTGGCACtgccatggggacagggacactaCCACACCATGGGGACACAGCTGGCACTGTCATGGTGACAGGGACACTGCCACGCCGTGGGGACACGGCTGGCACTGCCATGGTGACAGGGACACCATCACACCATGGGGACACGGCTGGCACtgccatggggacagggacactgcaACACCGTGGGGACACGGCTGGCACTGCCATGGTGACAGGGACACTGCCACACCATGGGGACACGGCTGGCACtgccatggggacagggacactgccATGACATGGGGACACGACTGGCACTGCCATGGTGACAGGGACACTGTCACACCATGGGGACACGGCTGGCACtgccatggggacagggacactgccATGACATGGGGACACGACTGGCACtgccatggggacagggacactgccACACCATGGGGACACCTCTGTCCCCgccatggggacagggacactaCCACGCCATGGGGACACGGCTGGCACtgccatggggacagggacaccatcacaccatggggacagggacactgccACACCATGGGGacacctctgtccctgccatggtGACAGGGACACCGTCATGCTGTGGGGACATGGCTGTCCCCACTGCAGTGACAGAAACACCGTCACACCATGAGGACACAGCTGTCCCCACCACAGTGACAAGGACACCATCACGCCATGGGGACACCTCTGTCCCCCCCACGGTGACAGGGACACCGTCACGCCATGGGGACACCTCTGTCCCCACCATGGTGACTGGGCCCCCCCACACCCCTCGTGGCCCTACCTCGGGGTCGGGCCAGAGCTCCGGGTTGTGGTGGGTCCCGTAGATGCTCATCAGGCAGATGATCCCTGGTGGGACAGGAATGGCCACCTCAGGGACAGGGGACGGGGGCGGGACGGTGACAGTGGGGACAGCCCGGGGTGGCCGTACCCTCGGGGATGACGCGACCGTACCCTTGGGGATGACGCGGCCGTCGCGCAGGGCCACGTCCTCGGTGCAGCGCCGGGACACGGCGAGGACGGGCGGGTGCAGCCGCAGGCTCTCCTTGATGCACATGGTGGTGAAGGGCAGGCGGGACAGGTCCTCCCTGGGGACGAGCCACGCTGGCACCGCGTCCCCAAAGCGCGGGGTGGCCGGGAACGACCCCCGGGGACCTCTCACCATTCGATGTCCTCGGTGTCCCGGCCCGCGAGGAGCTCCCGGACCTCCTGGCGGCACCGCTCCTGGTACTCGGGGTGGCCGGCCAGGTTGTAGAAGAGCCAGGCCAGGCCACTGGCCGTCGTGTCGTGGCCTGTGGGGACAGCGGGTGAGCGAGGGGGACCCGGGTGTCACCCCCCGTGGCACCCGGTGACGAGGACGGCGTCCTCACCCTCGAACATGAAGGTGTCGGCCTCGGCCGCGATGTCCTCGTCCAACAGGGTGTTGCCATCCTCGTCCTGCGAGGGGCAGGGTGAGCCACCGGGCCACCCGGGGCCACCCAGGGCCACCAGTCTGTGGCCAACCCTCCTCCATGGCCACCAATCTACAGGCAACCCTCCCCATGGCCACCAGTCTACAGGCAACCCTCCCCATGGCCACCACCATGCCCCCATGGCCACAACCCCATGGCCAATCTCTTTCATGACCACCACCATCCTTTTGGCCACCACCATCCCCCCATGGCCACCACCCTATGGCTAACGTCTTCCATGGCCACTGCCATGCCCATGGCCACCACAATCCCCCATGACCACCACCCTACGGCCAACCTTCCCCTTGACCACCACCATTCCTCCTCGACCACTACTGTCCCCTTACGACCACAACCCTCTGACCAACCTTCCCCTTggccatccccatccccatggcCACCACCATCCCCCCCATGGCCACCACCCCATGGCCAACCTCACAACCAGCCTTCCCCTTGACCACCACCATTCTTCTTCGACCACTACTGTCCCCTTACGGCCACCACCCCACCCCATGGTCAACCTTCCCCATGGCCACCACCATCCCCATGGCCATCACCATCCAGCCCCCATGGCCACCACCCTACGACCAATCTTCCCCTTGACCACCACCATCCCCATGGCCACCACCATCCCCCCATGGCCACCACCCCATGGCCAACCTTCCCCTTGGCCACCACCATTCCCATGGCCACCACCATCCCCATGGCCACCACCATCCCCCCATGGCCACCACCCCATGGCCAACCTTCCCCATGGCCATCCCCATGGCCACCACTATCCCCCCATGGCCACCACCCTATGGCCAATCTCTTCCATGGCCACCACCAACCTCTTGGCTACCACCGTCCTCTTGGCCACCACCATCCCCCTTATGGCCACCACCCAACAACCAACCTTCCCCATGGCCACCACCATTCCCATGACCACCACCCCATGGCCAACCTTCCCCATGGCCACCACCATTCTCATGGCCACCACCATCCCCCCATGGCCAACCTCCCCCATggccatccccatccccatggcCACCACCATCCCCCCATGGCCACCACCTCATGGCCAATCTCTTCCATGACCACCACCAACCTCTTGGCTACCACCGTCCTCTTGACCACCACCATCCCCCTTATGACCACCACCCTACGACCAACCTTCCCCATGGCCACCACCATCCCCATGGCCACCACCATCCCCCCATGGCCACCACCTCATGGCCAATCTCTTCCATGACCACCACCAACCTCTTGGCTACCACCGTCCTCTTGACCACCACCATCCCCCTTATGACCACCACCCTATGACCAACCTTCCCCATGACCACCACCATTCCCATGGCCACCACCCCATGGCCAACCTTCCCCATGGCCACCACCATTCTCATGGCCACCACCATCCCCCCATGGCCACCACCATCCCCCCATGGCCACCACCCCATGGCCAACCTTCCCCTTGGCCACCACCATCCCCTCATGGCCACCACCCCATGGCCAACCTTCCCCATGACCACCACCATCCCCATGGCCACCACCCCATGGCCAACCTCCCCCTTGACCACCACCATTCCCATGGCCACCACCATCCCCCCATGGCCACCACTCCACAACCAACCTCCCCCTTGGCCACCGCCACCCCCGGCACCCACCGCCCCACACCCACCCCCCCAGACCCGCCCCACCTTAGCGAGCAGCAGGAGGTCGATGAAGTCCATGCTGCGCCCTCGGTGGCCCTCCAGCCAGGCCTGGTGGCCCAGGCGGGCGAGGTCCCGGCGCCGGCGCTGCACCACGTCGGCGGTGAAGCCGCGCACGGCGGCGCAGGCGCGGGCGAAACGCCGGCCGTCAGGGGACAGGCGGTAGAACCAGGGCGGGTGGAGCAGCGGGCGGTGCTGGCGCCGCACCACCAGCGAGCTCAGCTCCAGGATGGCCTGGATGTACTCGCTGGGCTTCCTGCGGGCCAGCGGGGACCGCGGCGGGGCCACCGCGGTCATTGGGATGGTCAGTGGGAGGGTCTTGAGGGCCAGCCACCAGGATGGCCAAGGGAGACCATGGTGGGGCAACCGTGGCCACCGGGATGGCCAAGGGGACCATGGGAGTGGCCAAAAGGATGGCCAGTGGGGACCATGGACCTGGCCACCAGGATGGCCAAGGGGGATCACAGAAGTGGCCACCAGGATGGCCAAGGGGACCATGGGAGTGACCATAAGGATGGCCAATGGGGACCATGGGGGTGGCCACCAGGAGGACCAACAGTGACCATTGGGGTGGCCACCAGGAAGGCCAAAAGgggccatggcagggacagcaggatggCCAAGAGAGACCATTGGGGTGGCCACCAGGACGGCCAAAAGGAACCACAGGAGTGTCCACCAGGATGGGCAATGGGGCACCGTGGCAGGGTGGCCACCGGGATGGCCGCAGTGGGGGTCGAGGGGGCCCGcgctggcagggacaggggacaggggacaggtGACAGAGGACAGGGGACAGGTGACAGGGGCCGGGTGACAGGGGACAGGTGACAGGGACCAGGGGACAGGAGACAGGTGATAGGGGCCAggtgacaggggacaggggacagaggACAGGTGACAGAGGACAGGGGACAGGAGACAGGTGACAGGGGCCAGGGGATGGGTGACAGGGGACAGAGGCCAGGTGACAAGGGACGggtgacaggggacaggggacaggggacaggtGACAAGGGACGGGTGACAGGGGACAGGTGACAGGGgtcaggggacaggggacaggtGACAAAGGGTAGGGGACAGGTGACAGGGGACAGGTGACAGGGACCAGGTGACAGGGACCAGGTGACAGGGGCCAGGGGCCACTCACTGCTGGCAGTGGCTCTCGTGGCTGAAGATGCATTTCTGCAGCGTGTCCAGCGTCAGGAGgctcaggggctgcagcacctccagccccaccgGGCCCCCCCCCGGCCACAGCCGCGGCCGCAGCCCCCCACTTGGCCTGGGGGGACACGCACGGGGTCGGGGGGTGTcggggggggacagggatggggtcGGGGGGGACACGCACGGGGTCTGGGGTGTCGGGGGGGGCAGAGATGGGGTCGGGGGGACACACACGGGGtcgggggggggtcgggggggacagggatgggggcgGGGGGTGTCGGAGGGGGACACGGATGGGG of Chiroxiphia lanceolata isolate bChiLan1 unplaced genomic scaffold, bChiLan1.pri scaffold_49_arrow_ctg1, whole genome shotgun sequence contains these proteins:
- the LOC116781652 gene encoding LOW QUALITY PROTEIN: cytochrome P450 4F22-like (The sequence of the model RefSeq protein was modified relative to this genomic sequence to represent the inferred CDS: deleted 1 base in 1 codon); protein product: MAVAAALGPLGAVALGTLGTLALSLLLRWLWDAAVAVARFRATCRQLNRFPLPPWRNWLLGHTGVAQSTEQGLQAVDALVAQYSHGCLWWALPWLPVLRLFHPSTLRPLLSASAFVAPKDEMFYGFLKPWLGEGLLLSRGQRWARHRRLLTPAFHGDVIRGYAGIFNQSTRVLLAKWGAAAAAVAGGGPVGLEVLQPLSLLTLDTLQKCIFSHESHCQQKPSEYIQAILELSSLVVRRQHRPLLHPPWFYRLSPDGRRFARACAAVRGFTADVVQRRRRDLARLGHQAWLEGHRGRSMDFIDLLLLAKDEDGNTLLDEDIAAEADTFMFEGHDTTASGLAWLFYNLAGHPEYQERCRQEVRELLAGRDTEDIEWEDLSRLPFTTMCIKESLRLHPPVLAVSRRCTEDVALRDGRVIPKGIICLMSIYGTHHNPELWPDPEVYNPLRFSPENTKGRSPSSFIPFSAGPRNCIGQSFAMAEMKVVVALTLSRFVLRRDPARPPPRRKPELILRAEDGLWLLLEPLPRDTA